One region of Mucilaginibacter sp. 14171R-50 genomic DNA includes:
- a CDS encoding thioesterase family protein, with product MFENATKLRVRYGETDQMGYMYYGNYAEFFEVGRVEMLRSLGLTYSGMEASGVMMPVLELKCKYLKPARYDEEITINVIMDKMPGVKIHFRYELFNEKNELIHIGETLLAFINMKTNRPCLPPADFIEKLKPFFE from the coding sequence ATGTTTGAGAACGCTACAAAACTGAGGGTTAGGTACGGCGAAACCGACCAGATGGGTTATATGTACTACGGCAACTACGCCGAGTTTTTTGAGGTGGGCCGTGTAGAAATGCTGCGCAGCCTGGGCCTTACTTACAGCGGCATGGAAGCATCGGGTGTTATGATGCCCGTGCTGGAGCTAAAATGCAAATATCTTAAACCCGCGCGCTACGACGAGGAAATTACCATAAACGTAATTATGGATAAGATGCCGGGCGTGAAGATCCATTTCAGGTACGAGTTGTTTAACGAAAAAAACGAACTGATACACATTGGCGAAACGCTGCTGGCTTTTATTAACATGAAAACAAACCGCCCCTGCCTGCCGCCTGCCGATTTTATTGAAAAATTAAAGCCGTTTTTTGAGTAA
- a CDS encoding D-alanine--D-alanine ligase, with the protein MKTLNVALLAGGFTGEYEVSINSAKNIAASLDASKYTVYTILINRNNWVFETAQGSIDIDKNDFSLTLNGEKIKFDFAFITIHGTPGEDGKLQGYLDMIGIPYNTCDSTTSAITMNKAYTKAIVQGIHGLHTARSIQLHQHDEHDTATIASTLKFPLFIKPNNGGSSVGMSKVYNVSGLHEAIEKAFKEDTQVLIEEFIEGREFSIGIARLNGKVTVLPATEIISSKDFFDYEAKYTPGVSEEITPADLPEAKNREIADIVTQIYLRLNCRGMVRIDFILLEGSQEFYFIEVNTTPGQSANSLIPQQVRAAGMSVTDFYGQLIEGAM; encoded by the coding sequence ATGAAAACCTTAAACGTAGCCCTTTTGGCCGGTGGCTTTACCGGCGAGTACGAAGTATCTATCAACAGCGCTAAAAACATCGCCGCCAGTCTGGATGCATCAAAATATACGGTTTATACCATACTGATAAACCGCAATAACTGGGTTTTCGAAACCGCTCAGGGGAGTATCGATATAGATAAAAACGACTTCAGCCTAACCCTGAATGGCGAAAAGATAAAATTTGACTTTGCGTTCATCACCATACACGGCACACCCGGCGAAGATGGTAAACTGCAGGGTTACCTGGATATGATAGGCATTCCGTATAACACCTGCGATTCTACCACATCTGCCATTACCATGAACAAGGCTTACACCAAGGCCATTGTACAGGGCATACATGGGTTGCATACCGCCCGGTCCATTCAGTTGCACCAACATGACGAACATGACACCGCTACTATCGCATCAACGCTAAAGTTCCCGCTGTTCATTAAACCAAACAATGGCGGCAGCAGCGTAGGCATGAGCAAGGTTTATAACGTTAGCGGTTTGCATGAGGCCATTGAAAAAGCCTTTAAAGAAGATACCCAGGTACTGATAGAAGAGTTTATAGAGGGCCGCGAGTTTAGTATTGGCATAGCCCGCCTTAACGGCAAGGTGACGGTACTGCCTGCCACCGAGATCATCAGCTCGAAGGACTTTTTCGACTATGAGGCGAAGTACACTCCCGGCGTTTCTGAGGAAATTACACCGGCCGACTTGCCGGAAGCAAAAAATCGCGAAATAGCTGATATCGTTACCCAAATTTACCTGCGGCTGAATTGCCGGGGTATGGTGCGTATAGATTTTATTTTATTGGAGGGCAGCCAGGAGTTTTACTTTATAGAAGTGAATACCACCCCGGGGCAATCGGCCAATAGCCTGATCCCCCAGCAGGTGAGGGCGGCAGGTATGAGCGTTACCGATTTTTACGGTCAGCTTATAGAAGGAGCCATGTAA
- a CDS encoding alpha-L-rhamnosidase C-terminal domain-containing protein, with the protein MKRFFTVLLLLLSLVDYTDAQTADTKIAKSGWNAQWIGAQGDNGSSYGVFYFRKSFSVGVKPSSFIVHVSADNRYKLYVNGTLVSLGPARGDTYYWNYETVDIAPYLSAGKNIVAALVWNEAQYSPAAQISVRTGFILQGNTSTEEILNTNNTWKGIRDIGHQPVPGYFFAASKGEMVNMNEAVKGDWTTIDYNDKTWPEAVKLADGKLKGMAWGINWALVPSTLPAREMTYQRLLKLRRASGVSIPAGFPEHKAPVTVPANTTAVILLDQTFETNAYVTLNFSGGKDAGLSIGYAESLYKKGSKGVIKGNRDEVEGKEFVGRIDSLIADGSDGQSFTTLNFRTYRYLRLIVQTKNEPLTINDLYGTFTGYPFKRTAILNTDNAEIKQMLDIGWRTVRLNAWETYMDCPYYEQLQYIGDTRIQAMISYYNTDDDRLARNALTQIDHSRLPEGVTSSCYPSKGTQVISTFSLWYIGMLHDYWMYRGDNAFVKDKLLGERGVLDFFSKYQQADGSLKDTPYWAFVDWEGNMWGEVKGKDGSAAIYDLQLLMAYQWAADMEAKIGLHDYAVIYAAKATQLKATIKRKYWDPVKKLYADTKEKNGYSQHTNALAILSGVVGKADMAAVANRMLSDTSLTQCSIYFKYYLNQALVKAGLGNDYMNWLDIYRKNIAMGLTTWAEYSDVNTSRSDCHAWGASPNIEFFRTVLGINSNAPGFGKVEIEPHLGKLTTISGEIPHPNGKITAAYTFNKGKWTININLPRQTTGVLIWKARRYPLKAGSNSFFI; encoded by the coding sequence ATGAAACGCTTTTTTACCGTACTGCTTTTACTTTTAAGTTTGGTTGACTACACCGATGCCCAAACTGCCGATACGAAAATTGCCAAAAGCGGCTGGAATGCGCAATGGATAGGTGCACAGGGAGATAATGGCAGCAGCTACGGCGTTTTCTACTTTCGTAAAAGTTTTAGTGTAGGGGTTAAGCCTTCATCGTTCATTGTTCATGTATCGGCAGATAACCGCTATAAATTATATGTTAATGGTACGTTGGTATCGTTAGGGCCTGCACGAGGCGATACCTATTACTGGAACTATGAAACTGTTGACATTGCACCCTATCTCTCTGCCGGAAAAAATATAGTAGCAGCACTGGTTTGGAACGAAGCCCAATATAGCCCTGCCGCGCAGATAAGCGTACGTACCGGGTTTATTTTACAAGGAAATACTTCAACCGAAGAGATATTAAATACCAATAACACCTGGAAGGGCATTCGCGATATAGGCCATCAGCCTGTGCCGGGTTATTTTTTTGCAGCCAGCAAGGGCGAAATGGTTAATATGAACGAAGCTGTTAAAGGCGACTGGACAACTATCGATTATAATGACAAAACTTGGCCGGAGGCCGTCAAACTGGCTGATGGAAAACTAAAAGGTATGGCCTGGGGTATAAATTGGGCTTTGGTACCTTCTACATTGCCTGCAAGGGAAATGACCTACCAGCGCCTGCTAAAATTGCGCCGTGCTTCCGGCGTAAGCATTCCTGCTGGGTTTCCTGAGCATAAGGCACCTGTAACTGTGCCCGCCAATACAACCGCTGTCATATTGCTCGACCAAACCTTTGAAACAAATGCCTATGTAACGCTAAATTTTAGTGGTGGTAAAGATGCGGGGCTATCAATTGGGTATGCGGAATCGCTTTACAAAAAAGGCAGTAAGGGCGTTATAAAAGGTAACCGTGATGAAGTAGAAGGAAAGGAGTTTGTAGGAAGAATAGACAGCCTGATAGCTGATGGCAGCGATGGGCAATCGTTTACCACATTAAACTTTCGTACCTACCGTTATTTAAGGCTTATAGTACAAACCAAAAATGAGCCACTGACTATTAATGATCTGTATGGTACATTTACGGGTTACCCATTTAAGCGAACGGCAATACTTAACACGGATAATGCCGAAATAAAACAAATGCTTGACATTGGTTGGCGTACCGTAAGGCTTAACGCCTGGGAAACGTATATGGACTGCCCATATTACGAGCAGTTGCAATACATTGGCGATACCCGCATACAGGCCATGATATCATACTATAATACCGATGATGACCGGCTGGCGCGTAACGCCCTTACTCAGATCGACCATTCGCGTTTGCCCGAAGGCGTAACCAGCAGCTGTTACCCTTCCAAAGGCACACAGGTTATATCAACGTTCTCGTTATGGTATATTGGCATGCTGCATGATTACTGGATGTACCGTGGCGATAATGCATTTGTTAAAGACAAGCTTCTGGGGGAAAGGGGCGTGCTGGATTTTTTTAGTAAATACCAACAGGCTGATGGCTCATTAAAAGATACTCCGTATTGGGCGTTTGTTGACTGGGAAGGTAATATGTGGGGTGAGGTTAAGGGTAAAGACGGCAGCGCCGCTATTTACGACCTGCAGTTACTTATGGCTTACCAATGGGCGGCTGACATGGAAGCAAAAATTGGGCTGCACGACTATGCCGTGATATATGCCGCTAAAGCAACGCAATTAAAAGCTACCATAAAGCGAAAGTACTGGGACCCGGTTAAAAAATTATATGCCGATACTAAAGAAAAGAACGGTTACTCGCAGCATACTAACGCACTGGCCATACTGTCAGGTGTGGTAGGCAAGGCGGATATGGCTGCTGTAGCTAACAGGATGCTTAGCGATACAAGCTTAACCCAATGCTCAATTTACTTTAAATATTATTTGAACCAGGCACTTGTAAAAGCGGGTTTGGGAAATGATTATATGAACTGGTTAGATATTTACCGTAAAAATATAGCAATGGGCCTTACTACATGGGCAGAATATTCGGATGTTAACACCTCCCGGTCTGATTGCCATGCCTGGGGCGCGAGTCCTAACATTGAGTTTTTTAGGACTGTTTTAGGAATAAACAGCAACGCACCGGGATTCGGTAAGGTGGAAATTGAGCCCCACCTGGGCAAACTCACAACGATTAGTGGCGAAATACCCCATCCAAACGGGAAAATTACTGCTGCTTATACCTTCAATAAGGGTAAGTGGACAATAAATATCAATCTTCCGCGGCAAACTACAGGTGTATTAATTTGGAAAGCCAGGCGATATCCACTAAAAGCAGGAAGCAATTCTTTTTTTATTTAA
- a CDS encoding SDR family NAD(P)-dependent oxidoreductase, translating into MQINNTENTKTWFITGASKGLGLSLVKQLLASGQNVAATSRDLAQLVIAVGSAADNFLPIEVDLANEDSVGCALHQTKKTFGRIDVVINNAGYGIGGSIEELTDKESRDSFDVNVFGTLNVIRMVMPYMRYQKSGHIINISSIAGFAPGVGWSVYAATKFAVEGLSTVLAEDVREFGVKVTVVAPGDFRTSFLTPESIAIAKSRIDDYQEVGASLERYLGYHGQQAGDPEKAAAAIINVAYQDNPPLHLLLGADAYDRAMAQLEKLEKEFRFNEELSKSMAYSA; encoded by the coding sequence ATGCAAATCAATAATACAGAAAACACAAAAACATGGTTTATCACAGGGGCGTCTAAAGGTTTAGGCCTGAGCCTGGTAAAACAGTTGCTTGCATCGGGGCAAAATGTAGCGGCAACATCACGCGATCTTGCTCAACTTGTGATAGCCGTAGGATCAGCCGCCGACAATTTCTTACCTATCGAAGTTGATCTGGCAAATGAAGATAGCGTTGGCTGCGCGCTTCATCAAACAAAAAAAACCTTTGGCCGCATAGATGTTGTAATTAACAATGCCGGTTATGGAATTGGTGGCAGCATTGAGGAATTAACCGACAAAGAGAGCCGGGATAGTTTTGACGTAAACGTGTTCGGCACCTTAAATGTTATACGCATGGTAATGCCTTATATGCGCTACCAGAAATCTGGCCATATTATCAATATTTCCTCAATAGCGGGTTTTGCGCCCGGGGTGGGCTGGTCGGTTTACGCGGCTACAAAATTTGCCGTTGAGGGCCTATCAACAGTGCTGGCCGAAGATGTTCGTGAGTTTGGAGTTAAAGTAACGGTGGTTGCGCCCGGGGATTTCCGGACAAGCTTTTTAACGCCCGAGTCTATAGCGATAGCTAAAAGCCGTATTGATGATTATCAAGAGGTGGGGGCCTCGTTAGAAAGATATCTTGGCTACCACGGTCAGCAGGCCGGCGATCCGGAAAAAGCCGCAGCAGCCATAATCAACGTTGCTTACCAGGACAACCCGCCCTTACATTTATTACTTGGTGCAGATGCCTACGACCGTGCTATGGCGCAGTTGGAAAAACTGGAAAAGGAGTTTCGCTTTAACGAAGAGTTAAGCAAATCGATGGCTTACAGCGCTTAA
- the mltG gene encoding endolytic transglycosylase MltG has translation MKKFWIALVVIIIISLAGTGIFYYLRFFGPNVTDKQEYLYIKTGSNLDDVYQSITQQGIVKDTTSFLQAAHSMKYMKVKPGKYRLKAGMSNRSLINMLKAGNQEPVNVAFHNIRLKDQFAGFISKKIEADSVSILRLLDSAKFAEQYGFTTDNIYTVFIPNSYQVYWNTSAEKFFKRMYANYEKFWTPERRQKAAAINLTPQEVSVLASIVDAEALHDDEMPAIAGLYLNRLKKGMKLQADPTVIFAVNDFTIKRVLNRYLVTNSPYNTYLHTGLPPGPIMMPSVNAINAVLNYKKSDYLYMCAKEDFSGYHNFADNEAEHRVNARKFQQALNDRNIKR, from the coding sequence ATGAAAAAATTTTGGATAGCGCTGGTGGTTATCATCATCATATCACTGGCCGGTACAGGCATATTTTATTACCTGCGCTTTTTTGGGCCAAACGTTACTGATAAGCAAGAGTACCTTTATATTAAAACCGGATCCAACCTTGACGATGTATATCAATCTATTACACAACAAGGCATAGTAAAAGATACTACTTCGTTTTTACAGGCCGCCCATAGCATGAAATACATGAAAGTTAAGCCGGGCAAATACCGTTTAAAAGCGGGCATGAGCAATCGCAGCCTTATAAATATGCTTAAGGCGGGCAACCAGGAGCCGGTGAACGTTGCCTTCCACAATATACGCCTCAAAGATCAGTTTGCAGGGTTTATATCGAAAAAGATCGAGGCTGATTCGGTTTCGATCCTACGATTGCTCGATTCGGCTAAATTTGCCGAACAATATGGTTTTACTACCGATAATATTTATACGGTTTTTATCCCCAACTCGTACCAGGTGTACTGGAACACATCCGCCGAGAAATTTTTTAAGCGCATGTATGCCAACTACGAGAAATTCTGGACGCCCGAGCGCAGGCAAAAAGCTGCGGCCATTAACTTAACCCCGCAGGAAGTATCTGTATTAGCGTCGATTGTGGATGCCGAAGCCCTGCACGACGACGAAATGCCGGCCATTGCAGGCCTTTACCTGAACCGCCTTAAAAAAGGCATGAAACTGCAGGCCGACCCTACCGTTATTTTCGCGGTGAATGATTTTACCATAAAACGCGTACTTAACCGCTACCTGGTTACCAACTCGCCTTATAACACCTATCTGCATACCGGTTTGCCCCCGGGACCCATCATGATGCCCTCGGTAAATGCTATTAACGCTGTGCTGAATTATAAAAAGAGCGATTACCTGTACATGTGCGCTAAAGAAGATTTTAGCGGTTATCATAATTTTGCGGATAACGAAGCCGAGCACCGTGTAAATGCCCGCAAATTTCAGCAGGCGCTTAACGACAGGAATATAAAACGCTGA
- a CDS encoding AraC family transcriptional regulator, translating to MAVTETIEDFYKQKFNWLPDNLSQDIGHFNVFRLEDCYRPEAKPIVYARRDFYKISMVRGKNIVHYADKSIEIEGCTLVFFNPTVPYTFEHHDNIRSGAFCIFRESFFTEMLRRNMHDLPMFMPNGTFTYSLNAQQEADVSQVFDKMLGEINSDYRFKYDLLRNYLTELIHYALKIQPQEVLYQHPDANSRITAIFTELLERQFPIETPSQRFNLRSAKDFADKLSVHVNHLNRAIRQTTGKTTTHHISQRLASEAKALLKHTTWNVSEISYCLGFEEPAHFNNFFKKLTNATPSSYRTV from the coding sequence ATGGCAGTTACAGAAACGATAGAAGATTTTTATAAACAGAAGTTTAACTGGTTACCTGATAACCTGAGCCAGGATATTGGTCACTTCAACGTTTTCAGGTTAGAGGATTGCTACCGCCCGGAGGCAAAACCAATAGTTTACGCGCGGCGCGACTTTTATAAGATCAGTATGGTGCGTGGCAAAAATATCGTCCATTATGCAGATAAAAGTATCGAAATAGAGGGCTGCACGCTTGTTTTTTTTAACCCCACGGTTCCGTATACCTTTGAGCACCACGATAACATACGCTCGGGTGCGTTCTGTATCTTCAGGGAGTCTTTCTTTACCGAAATGCTGCGGCGCAACATGCACGATCTGCCTATGTTTATGCCCAACGGCACCTTTACCTACAGCTTAAATGCTCAACAGGAAGCAGATGTATCCCAGGTTTTTGATAAAATGCTGGGCGAAATAAATTCAGACTACCGTTTCAAGTACGACCTGCTGCGTAATTACCTTACCGAGCTTATCCACTACGCGTTAAAGATCCAGCCGCAGGAAGTGCTGTATCAGCACCCTGACGCTAATTCGCGCATCACTGCCATATTTACCGAACTGCTGGAGAGGCAGTTCCCTATCGAAACGCCGTCGCAGCGGTTTAACCTGCGCTCGGCTAAGGATTTTGCCGATAAACTGTCGGTGCATGTTAACCACCTGAACAGGGCTATCCGCCAAACCACGGGTAAAACAACCACGCACCATATTTCGCAGCGCTTAGCCAGCGAAGCAAAGGCCCTCCTAAAACACACCACCTGGAATGTATCTGAAATAAGCTACTGCCTTGGTTTTGAAGAGCCGGCTCATTTTAATAATTTTTTCAAAAAATTAACTAACGCAACACCCTCTTCTTATCGTACTGTTTGA
- a CDS encoding PASTA domain-containing protein: MSNFWAYLKTRQFRNTVLLVIATVISIVLIAFFSLSSYTRHGQGIPVPSLKGLNVDRAMDRLKEQGFNFKIDSVYVPDQAPGTIVEQDPDAGTNVKENRTIYLTMVTQQAPPVSLPDLITEQSIYREAVATLSNYGLKVGDTTYRSDIARDRVLEVRFGGLVIKPGTKIPKGSKLDLVLGNGAGASEVDIPDLVNLDLDAARFAVKGAGLTMGTITYQGTITDSTNVVVVSQIPARTDSLSKTSIGTRVNLTVSQSKPISDAPAN, translated from the coding sequence ATGAGTAATTTTTGGGCTTATTTAAAAACCAGGCAATTCCGCAACACTGTTTTATTGGTTATAGCCACGGTTATCAGCATTGTTTTAATAGCGTTTTTTAGTCTTAGCTCGTACACACGCCACGGGCAGGGCATACCCGTGCCTTCGCTTAAGGGCCTTAATGTTGACAGGGCAATGGACCGCCTTAAAGAACAGGGGTTTAACTTCAAGATAGATTCGGTTTATGTACCCGACCAGGCCCCCGGTACCATTGTAGAGCAGGACCCTGACGCCGGTACCAACGTAAAAGAAAACCGCACCATATACCTTACCATGGTTACGCAGCAGGCGCCGCCTGTATCGCTGCCCGACCTGATCACCGAGCAAAGCATTTATCGCGAAGCTGTAGCTACTTTATCAAATTATGGCCTTAAAGTTGGCGACACCACCTACCGGTCGGACATTGCGCGCGACCGCGTGCTGGAAGTGCGTTTTGGCGGGCTGGTAATAAAGCCCGGCACAAAGATACCGAAAGGCTCAAAGCTTGACCTGGTGCTGGGCAATGGCGCTGGCGCAAGCGAAGTAGATATCCCCGACCTGGTGAACCTTGACCTTGATGCTGCCAGATTTGCTGTTAAGGGGGCCGGATTGACCATGGGCACCATTACTTACCAGGGTACTATCACCGATTCTACAAACGTTGTGGTGGTATCGCAAATACCTGCACGTACCGATTCGTTGAGCAAAACCAGTATAGGTACACGTGTTAATTTAACGGTATCACAAAGCAAGCCGATAAGCGATGCACCAGCAAATTGA
- a CDS encoding MgtC/SapB family protein, which translates to MDFTIELEDIISMVMSVICGGIIGFEREYKNKSTGFRTIVLITLGSTIFTIVSRHGAGTDDRIAANIITGIGFIGAGVIFKDRMSVMGLTTAAVIWTAAAIGMTTGIGYHSLAFVFTIITMIILVLVDKVELLIGKMNKNKVFNISFSSADIADLQVLEEVIKKHRLKSKRVEVFKNEDVLCAVMHVTGIKKNVDLLSEEMVNMPAIKNFH; encoded by the coding sequence ATGGACTTTACAATTGAACTGGAAGATATCATCAGCATGGTGATGTCGGTAATATGCGGGGGGATTATAGGCTTCGAGCGGGAGTACAAAAACAAGTCGACGGGCTTTAGAACAATTGTTTTGATCACCCTTGGCTCAACCATATTCACTATCGTATCAAGGCACGGGGCGGGTACCGACGACCGCATAGCTGCCAATATCATTACCGGTATAGGCTTTATAGGGGCTGGCGTGATCTTTAAGGACAGGATGTCGGTAATGGGGTTAACTACCGCAGCAGTAATATGGACCGCCGCAGCAATAGGGATGACCACCGGAATTGGCTATCACTCCCTGGCGTTTGTCTTCACGATCATCACGATGATCATATTGGTATTGGTAGATAAAGTGGAGTTGCTGATAGGAAAGATGAATAAGAATAAAGTGTTTAATATAAGCTTTAGCAGTGCTGATATAGCTGATTTACAGGTCCTTGAAGAAGTGATAAAAAAGCACCGGCTAAAAAGCAAACGTGTAGAAGTGTTTAAAAACGAAGATGTGCTTTGCGCGGTGATGCACGTAACAGGCATTAAAAAGAATGTTGACCTATTAAGCGAAGAAATGGTTAACATGCCTGCAATAAAAAACTTCCATTAA
- a CDS encoding YihY/virulence factor BrkB family protein → MRWVHRFLLNFKFYQYITDWTKTVYIPGFRPLPLYTVVVFFIQEIYKTSLANRAAALAYNFMLALFPAIIFLFTLIAYIPVKGFQSDLLSLFAMIMPANAYTAFHDTIFDIIARQNGKLLSVGFITALYFATNGVSNLMQAFNKSSLILETRTWLKRRLIALILTVVISIALLIAIIIMIAGQAVIHFIQHKLHSQAEVWFWLIAFSRWLIILVIFFTSICILYRYGPSNKRKWKFINPGSILATSLAIVTSVGFTYYTNNFSSYNTVYGAIGTLIVVMVYMYLNSMILLIGFELNASVDLSKRTVRIAKPRYNTFRTKKPSEDGK, encoded by the coding sequence ATGAGATGGGTGCACAGATTTTTATTGAACTTTAAGTTTTACCAATACATCACCGATTGGACAAAAACGGTTTACATACCTGGTTTCAGGCCCCTGCCCCTTTATACTGTTGTTGTTTTTTTTATTCAGGAGATCTATAAAACATCGCTGGCTAACCGCGCCGCCGCGCTGGCCTACAACTTTATGCTGGCGCTTTTCCCGGCCATTATATTTTTATTTACGTTAATTGCTTACATACCCGTTAAAGGCTTTCAGTCAGACCTCTTAAGCCTTTTTGCAATGATAATGCCTGCCAACGCTTATACTGCGTTTCACGATACCATATTTGATATTATTGCGCGGCAAAATGGTAAATTACTGTCGGTAGGCTTTATAACCGCTTTATATTTTGCCACAAACGGCGTTAGCAATTTAATGCAGGCCTTTAACAAATCATCCCTGATACTGGAAACCCGTACCTGGCTAAAAAGGCGGCTTATCGCCCTTATCCTTACTGTAGTTATAAGCATTGCTTTACTTATAGCTATTATTATTATGATAGCCGGACAAGCGGTTATACATTTTATACAACACAAACTGCATAGCCAGGCCGAGGTATGGTTCTGGTTGATAGCATTCTCGCGCTGGCTCATCATTTTGGTGATATTCTTCACCAGCATTTGCATATTGTACCGCTATGGCCCGTCAAATAAGCGTAAATGGAAGTTTATAAACCCGGGCTCTATACTGGCAACATCGCTTGCCATTGTAACATCGGTAGGTTTTACTTATTACACCAACAACTTCTCATCGTACAATACGGTGTACGGTGCAATAGGTACGCTGATAGTGGTAATGGTTTACATGTATTTAAACTCCATGATACTGCTTATCGGGTTTGAACTAAACGCGAGTGTAGACCTTTCCAAGCGTACTGTACGCATTGCAAAACCGCGCTATAACACCTTCCGTACCAAAAAACCGAGCGAAGACGGTAAGTAA
- a CDS encoding rhodanese-like domain-containing protein: MHQQIDAEALSRRIQKREPLNLLDVREVIEYHTFNIGGQNIPAGKLKHNFSNIKYNKTDEIIVICSAGIRSAAAQALLAESGFTNVVNLTGGLKALQKHNSKQ; this comes from the coding sequence ATGCACCAGCAAATTGATGCCGAAGCATTAAGCCGGCGCATACAAAAACGCGAACCGCTAAACCTGCTCGACGTAAGGGAAGTTATTGAATATCATACCTTTAATATCGGCGGGCAAAATATTCCGGCAGGTAAGCTTAAACACAACTTTAGCAACATTAAATACAACAAAACCGACGAGATAATCGTTATTTGCAGTGCCGGTATCAGGAGCGCGGCGGCGCAGGCACTACTGGCCGAAAGCGGGTTTACCAATGTGGTAAACCTTACGGGTGGCCTTAAAGCGCTGCAAAAACATAACAGTAAACAATAA